Proteins encoded within one genomic window of Gadus macrocephalus chromosome 16, ASM3116895v1:
- the atg16l1 gene encoding autophagy-related protein 16-1 isoform X3, whose protein sequence is MQAVLSERYQSDGPRGAQLSAADGGMRGDIQQEMSQMRIKHQEELTELHKKRGELAQNVIELNNQIQLKDKEIQRNEAKISEYQTQIATLEGDCRKLNTFLQDLERANQMLKDEYDALQITFSALEEKLRRTTEDNQELVSRWMAEKAQEANRLNAENEKDCRRRQAKLQKELADAAKEPLPLDPDDDIEVLAEDGGKGPGEASSPSRSLSRTPSKRISQVPPGGLLDSIGNIFGRRPGNSLSTSPENTEAPMGGVEVRVPSTALHVFEAHDGEVNAVRFSPGSRLLATGGMDRRVKLWEVVSGHCEPKGALTGSNAGITSIEFDSAGSYLLAASNDFASRIWTVDDFRLRHTLTGHSGKVLAARFLLDNTRIVSGSYDRTLKLWDLRSKVCMKTVFAGSSCNDIVCTEQCVMSGHFDKKVRFWDIRAESIVRELELQGRVTSLDLSQERTELLTCSRDDLLKIIDLRTNEVRHTFSAPGFKCGADWTRVCFSPDSNYVVGGSADGGVYVWNVLTGKLDRLLDKHHSSAINAVSWSPSGAFVLSVEKGSKAVLWSDL, encoded by the exons ATGCAGGCCGTTCTTTCGGAGCGGTACCAGAGTGATGGACCCAGAGGAGCCCAACTCAG TGCGGCGGATGGGGGCATGCGGGGAGACATCCAGCAGGAGATGTCTCAGATGAGGATTAAACACCAAGAGGAGCTTACGGAGCTCcacaagaagagaggagag TTGGCCCAGAATGTAATCGAGCTGAACAACCAGATCCAACTGAAGGACAAGGAGATCCAGCGCAATGAGGCCAA GATCTCGGAGTACCAGACACAGATCGCTACTCTGGAGGGAGACTGTCGAAAGCTCAACACTTTTCTCCAG GATCTGGAGCGGGCCAATCAGATGCTGAAGGACGAGTACGACGCTCTGCAGATCACCTTCAGCGCTCTGGAGGAGAAGCTGAGGAGGACGACTGAGGACAACCAGGAGCTCGTGTCTCGCTGGATGGCCGAGAAGGCCCAGGAGGCCAACCGCCTCAACGCAGAGAACGAGAAGGACTGCAG GAGAAGACAAGCCAAGCTGCAGAAGGAGCTAGCAGACGCAGCCAAGGAGCCGCTGCCCCTCGACCC GGACGACGACATCGAGGTTCTTGCCGAGGACGGCGGGAAGGGGCCGGGCGAGGCCTCGTCTCCCAGTCGATCCCTGAGTCGGACCCCCAG TAAGAGGATCTCTCAGGTTCCCCCTGGTGGCCTGCTGGACTCAATCGGCAACATATTTGG GCGTCGCCCTGGTAACTCTCTGAGTACGTCACCAGAGAACACGGAGGCTCCAAtgggaggggtggaggttcGAGTCCCGTCCACGGCACTGCACGTCTTC GAGGCTCATGATGGGGAGGTGAACGCAGTGCGCTTCAGTCCAGGCTCTCGTCTCCTGGCAACCGGAGGCATGGACCGACGGGTCAAACTCTGGGAGGTGGTCTCCG gtcacTGTGAACCTAAAGGAGCCCTCACTGGGAGCAACGCTGGCATCACCAGTATAGAGTTCGACAGCGCC ggctcCTACCTGCTGGCGGCCTCCAACGACTTTGCGAGTCGCATCTGGACTGTGGACGACTTCAGGCTGAGA CACACCTTGACGGGCCACAGCGGGAAGGTTCTGGCGGCTCGCTTCCTATTGGACAACACCCGCATCGTTTCCGGGAGTTACGACCGCACCCTCAAACTATGGGACCTACGCAGTAAAGTCT GTATGAAAACGGTGTTTGCGGGCTCAAGTTGTAATGACATCGTCTGCACAGAGCAGTGTGTCATGAGCGGCCATTTTGACAAGAAGGTTCGCTTCTGGGACATCAG GGCAGAGAGCATTGTGAGGGAGCTGGAGCTTCAGGGTCGGGTCACCTCTCTGGACCTGAGCCAGGAGCGCACCGAGTTGCTCACCTGCTCCCGGGACGACCTCCTGAAGATCATAGACCTCCGAACCAACGAGGTCCGCCACACCTTCAG tgccCCGGGATTCAAGTGTGGGGCGGACTGGACCAGAGTCTGCTTCAG TCCTGACAGCAACTACGTGGTGGGGGGTTCTGCGGACGGCGGGGTCTACGTGTGGAACGTTCTGACGGGGAAACTGGACCGCCTCCTGGACAAGCACCACAG cTCGGCAATCAACGCGGTGTCCTGGTCTCCGTCAGGAGCCTTCGTCCTCAGCGTGGAGAAGGGAAGCAAGGCTGTGCTCTGGTCCGACCTGTGA
- the LOC132474949 gene encoding claudin-1-like isoform X2, with product MGMALQVVGVVLGLAGWCLQSSCTSSHRWRVRSQVDSVTTSQSMFEGLWMSCVSSALGSTQCSRFKSLLALPVHIQVCRGLMVVSLLVGLVSLVLSVMGLRCTQLGRVSPQTKNTLTLSGGALFLLAGTLSLVAVSWYASRVVQEFYDPYSGGARFELGAGLYQGWAASGLCLLGGALLCCSYRKEEEQHYIQRFSYKHRAPSPGLPIYSLTPARAGTGTDSSKAYV from the exons ATGGGGATGGCCCTGCAGGTGGTGGGTGTGGTACTGGGGTTGGCAGGCTGGTGCCTCCAGTCCAGCTGCACCAGCTCCCACCGCTGGCGTGTGCGTAGCCAGGTGGACTCGGTGACCACGAGCCAGTCGATGTTCGAGGGCCTCTGGATGAGCTGCGTGTCCTCCGCCCTCGGGTCCACGCAGTGCAGCCGCTTCAAGTCCCTCCTTGCCCTGCCTG tccacATCCAGGTGTGTCGGGGTCTGATGGTGGTGTCTCTGCTGGTGGGTCTGGTCTCCCTGGTGCTGTCCGTCATGGGGCTGCGCTGCACCCAACTGGGCCGGGTGTCCCCGCAAACCAAGAACACACTCACCCTGAGCGGGGGAGCCCTGTTCCTCCtcgcag GTACGTTGAGTCTGGTGGCCGTGTCGTGGTACGCCAGCCGAGTGGTGCAGGAGTTCTACGACCCGTACTCTGGCGGAGCCCG GTTTGAACTGGGGGCCGGGCTGTACCAGGGCTGGGCTGCTTCCGGTCTCTGTCTCCTGGGCGGAGCTCTGCTCTGCTGCTCCTATAGGAAGGAAGAGGAACAACACTATATCCAACG GTTCTCCTATAAGCACAGAGCCCCCTCTCCGGGCCTCCCCATCTACAGCCTCACGCCGGCAAGGGCCGGCACCGGCACCGACAGCAGCAAGGCCTACGTCTAG
- the atg16l1 gene encoding autophagy-related protein 16-1 isoform X2, giving the protein MADRRGDTWKRHISEQLRMRDRVQRQAFEEIISQYNRLLEKSDMQAVLSERYQSDGPRGAQLSAADGGMRGDIQQEMSQMRIKHQEELTELHKKRGELAQNVIELNNQIQLKDKEIQRNEAKISEYQTQIATLEGDCRKLNTFLQDLERANQMLKDEYDALQITFSALEEKLRRTTEDNQELVSRWMAEKAQEANRLNAENEKDCRRRQAKLQKELADAAKEPLPLDPDDDIEVLAEDGGKGPGEASSPSRSLSRTPRRRPGNSLSTSPENTEAPMGGVEVRVPSTALHVFEAHDGEVNAVRFSPGSRLLATGGMDRRVKLWEVVSGHCEPKGALTGSNAGITSIEFDSAGSYLLAASNDFASRIWTVDDFRLRHTLTGHSGKVLAARFLLDNTRIVSGSYDRTLKLWDLRSKVCMKTVFAGSSCNDIVCTEQCVMSGHFDKKVRFWDIRAESIVRELELQGRVTSLDLSQERTELLTCSRDDLLKIIDLRTNEVRHTFSAPGFKCGADWTRVCFSPDSNYVVGGSADGGVYVWNVLTGKLDRLLDKHHSSAINAVSWSPSGAFVLSVEKGSKAVLWSDL; this is encoded by the exons ATGGCGGACCGACGTGGGGACACCTGGAAGAGACACATCTCCGAGCAGCTGAGGATGCGGGACAGAGTCCAGCGCCAAGCCTTCGAGGAGATCATCAGCCAAT ATAACCGTCTGCTGGAGAAGTCTGACATGCAGGCCGTTCTTTCGGAGCGGTACCAGAGTGATGGACCCAGAGGAGCCCAACTCAG TGCGGCGGATGGGGGCATGCGGGGAGACATCCAGCAGGAGATGTCTCAGATGAGGATTAAACACCAAGAGGAGCTTACGGAGCTCcacaagaagagaggagag TTGGCCCAGAATGTAATCGAGCTGAACAACCAGATCCAACTGAAGGACAAGGAGATCCAGCGCAATGAGGCCAA GATCTCGGAGTACCAGACACAGATCGCTACTCTGGAGGGAGACTGTCGAAAGCTCAACACTTTTCTCCAG GATCTGGAGCGGGCCAATCAGATGCTGAAGGACGAGTACGACGCTCTGCAGATCACCTTCAGCGCTCTGGAGGAGAAGCTGAGGAGGACGACTGAGGACAACCAGGAGCTCGTGTCTCGCTGGATGGCCGAGAAGGCCCAGGAGGCCAACCGCCTCAACGCAGAGAACGAGAAGGACTGCAG GAGAAGACAAGCCAAGCTGCAGAAGGAGCTAGCAGACGCAGCCAAGGAGCCGCTGCCCCTCGACCC GGACGACGACATCGAGGTTCTTGCCGAGGACGGCGGGAAGGGGCCGGGCGAGGCCTCGTCTCCCAGTCGATCCCTGAGTCGGACCCCCAG GCGTCGCCCTGGTAACTCTCTGAGTACGTCACCAGAGAACACGGAGGCTCCAAtgggaggggtggaggttcGAGTCCCGTCCACGGCACTGCACGTCTTC GAGGCTCATGATGGGGAGGTGAACGCAGTGCGCTTCAGTCCAGGCTCTCGTCTCCTGGCAACCGGAGGCATGGACCGACGGGTCAAACTCTGGGAGGTGGTCTCCG gtcacTGTGAACCTAAAGGAGCCCTCACTGGGAGCAACGCTGGCATCACCAGTATAGAGTTCGACAGCGCC ggctcCTACCTGCTGGCGGCCTCCAACGACTTTGCGAGTCGCATCTGGACTGTGGACGACTTCAGGCTGAGA CACACCTTGACGGGCCACAGCGGGAAGGTTCTGGCGGCTCGCTTCCTATTGGACAACACCCGCATCGTTTCCGGGAGTTACGACCGCACCCTCAAACTATGGGACCTACGCAGTAAAGTCT GTATGAAAACGGTGTTTGCGGGCTCAAGTTGTAATGACATCGTCTGCACAGAGCAGTGTGTCATGAGCGGCCATTTTGACAAGAAGGTTCGCTTCTGGGACATCAG GGCAGAGAGCATTGTGAGGGAGCTGGAGCTTCAGGGTCGGGTCACCTCTCTGGACCTGAGCCAGGAGCGCACCGAGTTGCTCACCTGCTCCCGGGACGACCTCCTGAAGATCATAGACCTCCGAACCAACGAGGTCCGCCACACCTTCAG tgccCCGGGATTCAAGTGTGGGGCGGACTGGACCAGAGTCTGCTTCAG TCCTGACAGCAACTACGTGGTGGGGGGTTCTGCGGACGGCGGGGTCTACGTGTGGAACGTTCTGACGGGGAAACTGGACCGCCTCCTGGACAAGCACCACAG cTCGGCAATCAACGCGGTGTCCTGGTCTCCGTCAGGAGCCTTCGTCCTCAGCGTGGAGAAGGGAAGCAAGGCTGTGCTCTGGTCCGACCTGTGA
- the atg16l1 gene encoding autophagy-related protein 16-1 isoform X1, with translation MADRRGDTWKRHISEQLRMRDRVQRQAFEEIISQYNRLLEKSDMQAVLSERYQSDGPRGAQLSAADGGMRGDIQQEMSQMRIKHQEELTELHKKRGELAQNVIELNNQIQLKDKEIQRNEAKISEYQTQIATLEGDCRKLNTFLQDLERANQMLKDEYDALQITFSALEEKLRRTTEDNQELVSRWMAEKAQEANRLNAENEKDCRRRQAKLQKELADAAKEPLPLDPDDDIEVLAEDGGKGPGEASSPSRSLSRTPSKRISQVPPGGLLDSIGNIFGRRPGNSLSTSPENTEAPMGGVEVRVPSTALHVFEAHDGEVNAVRFSPGSRLLATGGMDRRVKLWEVVSGHCEPKGALTGSNAGITSIEFDSAGSYLLAASNDFASRIWTVDDFRLRHTLTGHSGKVLAARFLLDNTRIVSGSYDRTLKLWDLRSKVCMKTVFAGSSCNDIVCTEQCVMSGHFDKKVRFWDIRAESIVRELELQGRVTSLDLSQERTELLTCSRDDLLKIIDLRTNEVRHTFSAPGFKCGADWTRVCFSPDSNYVVGGSADGGVYVWNVLTGKLDRLLDKHHSSAINAVSWSPSGAFVLSVEKGSKAVLWSDL, from the exons ATGGCGGACCGACGTGGGGACACCTGGAAGAGACACATCTCCGAGCAGCTGAGGATGCGGGACAGAGTCCAGCGCCAAGCCTTCGAGGAGATCATCAGCCAAT ATAACCGTCTGCTGGAGAAGTCTGACATGCAGGCCGTTCTTTCGGAGCGGTACCAGAGTGATGGACCCAGAGGAGCCCAACTCAG TGCGGCGGATGGGGGCATGCGGGGAGACATCCAGCAGGAGATGTCTCAGATGAGGATTAAACACCAAGAGGAGCTTACGGAGCTCcacaagaagagaggagag TTGGCCCAGAATGTAATCGAGCTGAACAACCAGATCCAACTGAAGGACAAGGAGATCCAGCGCAATGAGGCCAA GATCTCGGAGTACCAGACACAGATCGCTACTCTGGAGGGAGACTGTCGAAAGCTCAACACTTTTCTCCAG GATCTGGAGCGGGCCAATCAGATGCTGAAGGACGAGTACGACGCTCTGCAGATCACCTTCAGCGCTCTGGAGGAGAAGCTGAGGAGGACGACTGAGGACAACCAGGAGCTCGTGTCTCGCTGGATGGCCGAGAAGGCCCAGGAGGCCAACCGCCTCAACGCAGAGAACGAGAAGGACTGCAG GAGAAGACAAGCCAAGCTGCAGAAGGAGCTAGCAGACGCAGCCAAGGAGCCGCTGCCCCTCGACCC GGACGACGACATCGAGGTTCTTGCCGAGGACGGCGGGAAGGGGCCGGGCGAGGCCTCGTCTCCCAGTCGATCCCTGAGTCGGACCCCCAG TAAGAGGATCTCTCAGGTTCCCCCTGGTGGCCTGCTGGACTCAATCGGCAACATATTTGG GCGTCGCCCTGGTAACTCTCTGAGTACGTCACCAGAGAACACGGAGGCTCCAAtgggaggggtggaggttcGAGTCCCGTCCACGGCACTGCACGTCTTC GAGGCTCATGATGGGGAGGTGAACGCAGTGCGCTTCAGTCCAGGCTCTCGTCTCCTGGCAACCGGAGGCATGGACCGACGGGTCAAACTCTGGGAGGTGGTCTCCG gtcacTGTGAACCTAAAGGAGCCCTCACTGGGAGCAACGCTGGCATCACCAGTATAGAGTTCGACAGCGCC ggctcCTACCTGCTGGCGGCCTCCAACGACTTTGCGAGTCGCATCTGGACTGTGGACGACTTCAGGCTGAGA CACACCTTGACGGGCCACAGCGGGAAGGTTCTGGCGGCTCGCTTCCTATTGGACAACACCCGCATCGTTTCCGGGAGTTACGACCGCACCCTCAAACTATGGGACCTACGCAGTAAAGTCT GTATGAAAACGGTGTTTGCGGGCTCAAGTTGTAATGACATCGTCTGCACAGAGCAGTGTGTCATGAGCGGCCATTTTGACAAGAAGGTTCGCTTCTGGGACATCAG GGCAGAGAGCATTGTGAGGGAGCTGGAGCTTCAGGGTCGGGTCACCTCTCTGGACCTGAGCCAGGAGCGCACCGAGTTGCTCACCTGCTCCCGGGACGACCTCCTGAAGATCATAGACCTCCGAACCAACGAGGTCCGCCACACCTTCAG tgccCCGGGATTCAAGTGTGGGGCGGACTGGACCAGAGTCTGCTTCAG TCCTGACAGCAACTACGTGGTGGGGGGTTCTGCGGACGGCGGGGTCTACGTGTGGAACGTTCTGACGGGGAAACTGGACCGCCTCCTGGACAAGCACCACAG cTCGGCAATCAACGCGGTGTCCTGGTCTCCGTCAGGAGCCTTCGTCCTCAGCGTGGAGAAGGGAAGCAAGGCTGTGCTCTGGTCCGACCTGTGA
- the LOC132474949 gene encoding claudin-1-like isoform X1 — MGMALQVVGVVLGLAGWCLQSSCTSSHRWRVRSQVDSVTTSQSMFEGLWMSCVSSALGSTQCSRFKSLLALPGMVSSLTSCLPLGLPLCLRVHIQVCRGLMVVSLLVGLVSLVLSVMGLRCTQLGRVSPQTKNTLTLSGGALFLLAGTLSLVAVSWYASRVVQEFYDPYSGGARFELGAGLYQGWAASGLCLLGGALLCCSYRKEEEQHYIQRFSYKHRAPSPGLPIYSLTPARAGTGTDSSKAYV; from the exons ATGGGGATGGCCCTGCAGGTGGTGGGTGTGGTACTGGGGTTGGCAGGCTGGTGCCTCCAGTCCAGCTGCACCAGCTCCCACCGCTGGCGTGTGCGTAGCCAGGTGGACTCGGTGACCACGAGCCAGTCGATGTTCGAGGGCCTCTGGATGAGCTGCGTGTCCTCCGCCCTCGGGTCCACGCAGTGCAGCCGCTTCAAGTCCCTCCTTGCCCTGCCTGGTATGGTCTCCTcgctcacttcctgtctgccaTTGGGACTTCCTCTTTGTCTGAGAG tccacATCCAGGTGTGTCGGGGTCTGATGGTGGTGTCTCTGCTGGTGGGTCTGGTCTCCCTGGTGCTGTCCGTCATGGGGCTGCGCTGCACCCAACTGGGCCGGGTGTCCCCGCAAACCAAGAACACACTCACCCTGAGCGGGGGAGCCCTGTTCCTCCtcgcag GTACGTTGAGTCTGGTGGCCGTGTCGTGGTACGCCAGCCGAGTGGTGCAGGAGTTCTACGACCCGTACTCTGGCGGAGCCCG GTTTGAACTGGGGGCCGGGCTGTACCAGGGCTGGGCTGCTTCCGGTCTCTGTCTCCTGGGCGGAGCTCTGCTCTGCTGCTCCTATAGGAAGGAAGAGGAACAACACTATATCCAACG GTTCTCCTATAAGCACAGAGCCCCCTCTCCGGGCCTCCCCATCTACAGCCTCACGCCGGCAAGGGCCGGCACCGGCACCGACAGCAGCAAGGCCTACGTCTAG
- the parlb gene encoding presenilin-associated rhomboid-like protein, mitochondrial has translation MAWSGCVLRSLARQELLSSASRTRLKHGFQQRSAFRRPAKKTDAKRVEEEVVPSHTEASEAWTTKRAVDPPQIIKIPKTPPRNFGRLVKPLVFTVGFTGCSFAAAAIWQYESLKSRVQSYFDELRADWMEKLRPQKQGDFRKEINQWWNSLSEGQRTVTGIIAANVVVYCCWRVPALQRTMLRYFTSDPSASKAVCSSMLLSTFSHYSLLHLAANMYVLWSFSSSAVSMLGPEQFLAVYLSAGVVSTMASYVAKTASGRFGPSLGASGAIMTVLAAVCTKMPEAKLAIIFLPMFTFTAGNALKAIVAMDAAGVVLGWRFFDHAAHLGGALFGIWYIMFGHELIWKNRDSLVRVWHNLRTRGPGGPGGPGGGANGGAGSA, from the exons ATGGCGTGGAGTGGCTGTGTATTGAGGTCCTTGGCAAGACAGGAGCTCTTGTCTTCAGCCTCCAGGACCAG GTTGAAGCATGGCTTCCAGCAGCGCAGCGCCTTCAGGAGACCAGCAAAGAAGACGGATGCaaagagagtggaggaggaggtggtcccCTCTCACACAGAAGCCAGCGAGGCATGGACCACCAAAAGGGCGGTGGACCCCCCGCAAATCATCAAGATCCCCAAGACCCCACCCAGGAACTTTGGTAGACTGGTCAAACCTCTGGTCTTCACAGTAGGG TTTACAGGCTGCTCGTTTGCGGCCGCGGCCATCTGGCAGTATGAGTCACTGAAGTCCCGTGTCCAGAGCTACTTCGACGAGCTGCGAGCTGATTGGATGGAGAAACTCCGCCCACAGAAACAGGGCGACTTCCGTAAAGAG ATCAACCAATGGTGGAACAGTTTGAGTGAGGGCCAACGCACTGTCACAG GGATCATCGCTGCGAACGTGGTGGTCTACTGCTGCTGGAGAGTACCGGCCTTGCAGCGCACCATGCTGCGATACTTCACCTCTGACCCCAGCGCCTCCA AGGCAGTGTGTTCCTCCATGCTCCTCTCCACCTTCAGCCACTACTCCCTGCTCCACCTGGCGGCCAACATGTACGTTCTCTGGAGCTTCTCGTCCAGCGCCGTCTCCATGCTGGGACCAGAGCAGTTCCTCGCTGTCTACCTCTCTGCAG GTGTCGTCTCTACGATGGCCAGCTACGTCGCCAAGACGGCCTCGGGCAGGTTTGGCCCTTCTCTTGGAGCC TCCGGAGCAATCATGACTGTCCTGGCTGCTGTCTGTACCAAGATGCCTGAAGCCAAGCTGGCCATCATCTTCCTCCCCATGTTCACCTTCACTGCAGGAAAC GCGCTGAAGGCCATCGTTGCCATGGATGCAGCAGGTGTGGTGCTCGGCTGGCGGTTCTTTGACCACGCTGCCCACCTGGGGGGAGCTCTGTTCGGCAT CTGGTACATCATGTTTGGCCACGAGCTGATCTGGAAGAACCGGGACTCGCTGGTCCGGGTCTGGCACAACCTGCGCaccaggggccccggggggccagggggaccagggggcggggctaacggAGGAGCAGGCTCCGCCTGA